CCCGCCATATGAAGAAAAGTCACTCTCAGGAACTGCTAAAGGTGAAAACTGAACCAGCAGATCTTATGGATATACTTAGTTCAAATACTACATTGTCTTTAAAAGATGAGCTAAGTCCAGTGATGTCAGTGGTTTCCAGTGAGTTGACAACTAGATCTTTTACAAACACTTTACAAATGAATATCTACAGTGCCCATATTCAGACCATGCAAACATTAGGGGCAACAAATCAAATGGTCTCTTCTCCATTACCATTGGGGATGGGTTGCCCACTAGACATTGAGACTTCAATTCGTGCTCCTCAAGAACTTTCCTCAAAATATTTTCTTGGTTCTACCTCATATGCCATTGCAATGCCTGATAAAGGACAACCATTAAAAAGTGAAATAGACAGCTACTTAATGGATTTACATAGTGATTTACTCCCCTCTGCCCATGACACTCAATCATCCTCATCAAAACAGGGCATGGAGTCGCAGCCAGGATCTTTGGCTGATGGATGTGGGGATGTTTTGATTTCTAAAAGCCCAGCACTCCTCAGTGAACCTCTAAATACTTCATCAGCAGACTTTTCTCAGTTATTGAGTTTCTTACCTTTAAATAACTCTTCATACAGTCAGCCAGTTTCTTCGGGCAATTCTGGTATGTGTTATACCCAAGAGGAACCTCATACATCCTTAATTCCTCTCCCACCCCAGTACCAGGATTCACATGAAACTGGTAACAGCATTGGTCTCAATGCTCTCCATCCCTTATCTACAGTTTTCACTACTAGTTTAAGCACAACAACCCTGCCACGTTTTCACCAGGCTTTTCAGTAGATAGTATGATATTTCTTAACCATTTCCTTTATTGTAAAAGCAATTATCCTGATGAAACATTAAGGAATTAGACTGTAAATCTCTGGTTGTAACAACAGTGCTGCTTTGTGAATGACCACCACAGGCAAAAAGTATACAATACTGTTTATTTGTGGTCATAATAGGAATATTCTATTTAGCAGTCGATTTCTAATAATAGACACTAAGAGTAAATTTGAGTCTAAACCATCAATAATAGACTCACTGACAGCCTAGATGTTTACAATAAGAATTAATACAAAATGGCACAGCCCTGAACCCTTTCATTGCAATGATTGTTGAGTTCTAATTTTAGGCTGTACTGACACCATAATCAGTCTTTCAGATTCATATATCAGATAGTGACTGCAAAATTCACAGTGCTTTATATCTTTTAAGCAAACTAAAAGATTGCTGCTCTGTTAAATAATTTTGCACAGTTCCACTTATTGGATGTTTTGAAGATGCATTTTTGCATTTAAAAATGCTGGAACACCAAAAAGTTTTTGAACTCTGGCCATATCAATGCACCAAAATTGGTTTTATATGTAATCCATTTACTTTATTTAGAAAAATGCAGAGGGTTTTCTTAACAAAGTTCCTGGTGAAAacttatataaaaaaataaacttCCCATCAGATTTGATTCTGTATCTTCAAAAATATGGAACACAGGATACATGGTTCGTACATTAATTTTCAATTC
This sequence is a window from Hemitrygon akajei chromosome 1, sHemAka1.3, whole genome shotgun sequence. Protein-coding genes within it:
- the plag1 gene encoding zinc finger protein PLAG1 isoform X2, which encodes MATHSPQKTHKCTYCEKMFHRKDHLKNHLQTHDPNKEAFKCEECGKSYNTKLGYKRHLALHAATSGDLTCKVCLQTFESTGVLLEHLKTHAGKSTSGTKEKKHHCDHCDRSFYTRKDVRRHMVVHTGRKDFLCQYCAQRFGRKDHLTRHMKKSHSQELLKVKTEPADLMDILSSNTTLSLKDELSPVMSVVSSELTTRSFTNTLQMNIYSAHIQTMQTLGATNQMVSSPLPLGMGCPLDIETSIRAPQELSSKYFLGSTSYAIAMPDKGQPLKSEIDSYLMDLHSDLLPSAHDTQSSSSKQGMESQPGSLADGCGDVLISKSPALLSEPLNTSSADFSQLLSFLPLNNSSYSQPVSSGNSGMCYTQEEPHTSLIPLPPQYQDSHETGNSIGLNALHPLSTVFTTSLSTTTLPRFHQAFQ
- the plag1 gene encoding zinc finger protein PLAG1 isoform X1; translated protein: MATVIPGDLLEVTDTQKVLVGKRKRSETKSRKSFPCPLCGKIFTSVEKLKVHSYSHTGERPYKCSHEDCTKAFVSKYKLLRHMATHSPQKTHKCTYCEKMFHRKDHLKNHLQTHDPNKEAFKCEECGKSYNTKLGYKRHLALHAATSGDLTCKVCLQTFESTGVLLEHLKTHAGKSTSGTKEKKHHCDHCDRSFYTRKDVRRHMVVHTGRKDFLCQYCAQRFGRKDHLTRHMKKSHSQELLKVKTEPADLMDILSSNTTLSLKDELSPVMSVVSSELTTRSFTNTLQMNIYSAHIQTMQTLGATNQMVSSPLPLGMGCPLDIETSIRAPQELSSKYFLGSTSYAIAMPDKGQPLKSEIDSYLMDLHSDLLPSAHDTQSSSSKQGMESQPGSLADGCGDVLISKSPALLSEPLNTSSADFSQLLSFLPLNNSSYSQPVSSGNSGMCYTQEEPHTSLIPLPPQYQDSHETGNSIGLNALHPLSTVFTTSLSTTTLPRFHQAFQ